Within bacterium, the genomic segment CAGGTGGGGCTGCCGTTTACGCTCCTCGCCTACGCGACGGTGGCGCTCGGGGGCTTCGGAAGCATCCCGGGGACGCTCCTCGCGGCTCTCCTCGTCGGCGTGATCGAAAC encodes:
- a CDS encoding branched-chain amino acid ABC transporter permease, giving the protein QVGLPFTLLAYATVALGGFGSIPGTLLAALLVGVIETVTALFLPPAFKDAFVFASYLFLGLFRPQGLFGHF